The Huiozyma naganishii CBS 8797 chromosome 1, complete genome genome window below encodes:
- the VPS68 gene encoding Vps68p (similar to Saccharomyces cerevisiae VPS68 (YOL129W); ancestral locus Anc_3.40), which yields METEPNNRLFRLPFKIPSFQGVRALGVYLSGTLYALGFWVFLDAVLYSKYSNASDVHVTFIDWIPFLCSTLGMIVVNSIEKNRLMQGALNGGSGGGAFGGDLDAHMAWQARTVLFCGFALLAGGLAGSIVVLVIKFLVKDYTSYPTLGMGVNNVLGNLLILGSCVILWVAQTVEDEYSYSLTI from the coding sequence ATGGAGACTGAACCAAATAACAGGTTGTTTCGTCTGCCCTTCAAGATCCCGAGCTTCCAAGGGGTCCGGGCACTCGGGGTGTACCTTTCGGGGACCCTGTACGCACTCGGGTTCTGGGTCTTCCTGGATGCTGTCCTTTACTCCAAGTACTCTAACGCATCTGATGTGCACGTCACGTTCATTGACTGGATCCCCTTCCTGTGCAGCACACTAGGTATGATTGTGGTGAACTCCATTGAGAAGAACCGGTTGATGCAAGGTGCACTGAACGGCGGTTCTGGCGGCGGTGCATTTGGCGGGGACTTGGACGCGCACATGGCTTGGCAAGCACGTACAGTGCTGTTCTGTGGGTTTGCGCTGCTTGCCGGTGGGCTTGCTGGGTCGATAGTCGTTTTGGTTATCAAGTTTCTGGTCAAGGACTACACGTCGTACCCTACCCTTGGGATGGGTGTGAACAACGTGTTGGGGAATTTGTTGATACTGGGGAGCTGTGTGATCCTGTGGGTTGCACAGACGGTAGAGGACGAATACTCGTACTCTTTGACTATATAA
- the YGK3 gene encoding serine/threonine protein kinase YGK3 (similar to Saccharomyces cerevisiae MCK1 (YNL307C) and YGK3 (YOL128C); ancestral locus Anc_3.41), which translates to MAEEREVLEVPLNGNPRADTQGETAPGAIPSEKSYEFVADDVTSNRTNSVKRMLIKEYRKIGRGAFGTVVQAYITPNKENWYGPFAIKKVPAQTEYKSRELEILRVTDHPNIVKLEYFFTHVSPSDNKVYQHLAMECLPATLQIEISRYAHNKMELPLKHVKLYSYQIARGMLYLHAFGICHRDVKPSNILVDPSSGVLKICDFGSAKKLEPDQPSISYICSRFYRAPELILGSTQYTTQVDIWGLGCVIGEMLVSKAIFQGQEPLLQLREIAKLLGPPDKKFIFFSNPSYDGPLYSKPLFTGTPQSRFEKYFGKSGPDGIDLLMKVLVYEPQTRLSPRRILAHPFFDDLRREKYFFPRDHAQPVNLPDLFNFNEFELQILGDFAERVKPSQEEHSQ; encoded by the coding sequence ATGGCTGAAGAGAGGGAGGTGCTGGAGGTGCCCCTGAATGGGAACCCGCGTGCGGATACTCAGGGGGAAACGGCCCCCGGGGCCATCCCCAGTGAGAAGAGCTACGAGTTCGTCGCGGACGACGTCACGTCGAACAGGACCAACTCGGTCAAGAGAATGCTCATCAAGGAGTACAGGAAGATAGGCCGTGGGGCCTTCGGGACAGTCGTGCAGGCGTACATCACGCCGAACAAGGAGAATTGGTACGGGCCCTTCGCTATTAAGAAAGTGCCCGCGCAGACAGAGTACAAGTCCAGGGAGTTAGAGATCCTTCGTGTCACCGACCACCCGAATATCGTCAAGTTGGAATACTTCTTCACGCACGTGTCCCCCTCAGACAACAAAGTATACCAGCATCTTGCCATGGAGTGCCTCCCAGCAACGTTGCAGATAGAGATTAGCAGGTACGCGCACAACAAGATGGAGTTGCCCCTGAAACATGTGAAATTGTACAGTTACCAGATCGCTAGAGGTATGCTCTATTTGCACGCATTCGGGATATGTCACAGAGACGTCAAACCGTCAAATATCTTGGTCGACCCAAGCTCAGGGGTACTCAAAATATGTGACTTCGGCTCAGCGAAAAAATTGGAACCGGATCAACCGTCAATCAGTTACATTTGCTCCAGATTCTACAGAGCACCAGAACTGATCTTGGGGTCCACGCAGTACACGACACAGGTGGACATCTGGGGGCTTGGGTGTGTCATCGGAGAGATGCTTGTCAGCAAAGCTATCTTCCAAGGACAGGAACCCCTGTTGCAATTGCGCGAAATCGCAAAACTGCTGGGACCACCGGACAAAAAAtttatcttcttctcaaaccCAAGTTACGATGGACCTCTGTACTCGAAACCATTGTTCACGGGCACGCCACAGTCCAGGTTCGAAAAATATTTTGGTAAATCGGGACCAGATGGGATCGATCTGCTCATGAAAGTGCTCGTTTACGAACCACAGACAAGATTGTCACCAAGAAGGATCTTGGCTCACCCGTTCTTCGACGACCTCAGAAGAGagaaatattttttcccaaGAGATCATGCACAGCCGGTAAACCTGCCggacttgttcaacttcaacgaaTTCGAATTACAAATACTAGGAGACTTTGCAGAAAGGGTGAAACCATCACAAGAGGAGCACTCGCAATAA
- the MDH2 gene encoding malate dehydrogenase MDH2 (similar to Saccharomyces cerevisiae MDH2 (YOL126C); ancestral locus Anc_3.45), with amino-acid sequence MPHQVIEQGDGLKVSVLGAAGGIGQSLSLLLKTQLQFLLRGADCDSKRLSLALFDVNKEAIDGVATDLSHIDTPVEVSAHSPQSGDSAGIGSCLENADVVIIPAGMPRKPGMTRDDLFNINAKIVAQLTDSIAEHCDLRKVFVLVISNPVNALVPVMHHRLRTKHQGRVRGTGIERRVFGVTKLDIVRASTFLREVVNKDSTNTMPFVPVIGGHSGETIIPLFSQNELSEQLTKEQRDFLVNRVQYGGDEVVKAKNGKGSATLSMAHAAFKCAQDFINVILGNTKEINTINFGSLLDFEGRPIAHGAEKLLNAVDNCSFFAVPMTVTREGVQSVDYTIVSRMDAAEKNEMLPLCVSKLKKNVANGETFAVQLV; translated from the coding sequence ATGCCTCACCAAGTGATTGAACAGGGAGACGGACTCAAAGTCTCCGTTTTAGGAGCCGCTGGCGGGATCGGGCAGTCGCtctcgctgctgttgaagacgCAGTTGCAGTTTTTGCTGCGCGGTGCAGACTGCGACTCGAAGAGGCTTTCCCTGGCGCTGTTCGACGTGAACAAGGAGGCCATTGACGGCGTGGCTACGGATCTCTCGCATATCGACACTCCAGTGGAAGTTTCGGCCCACTCGCCACAGTCTGGCGACTCCGCGGGGATCGGGTCCTGTTTGGAGAATGCAGACGTTGTGATTATCCCCGCGGGGATGCCCCGTAAACCGGGGATGACTAGGGACGATTTGTTCAACATAAACGCCAAGATCGTCGCTCAATTGACAGACTCGATCGCCGAACACTGTGATTTGCGCAAAGTGTTTGTCCTGGTCATCTCGAACCCAGTGAACGCTTTGGTCCCCGTGATGCACCACAGACTGCGTACAAAGCACCAGGGGCGTGTCCGTGGGACAGGCATTGAAAGACGTGTCTTTGGTGTCACGAAACTGGATATCGTTCGTGCCTCGACTTTCCTAAGAGAAGTAGTGAACAAGGACTCAACAAACACAATGCCCTTCGTGCCAGTGATCGGCGGGCACTCAGGGGAGACAATAATCCCGCTGTTCTCCCAGAACGAATTGTCGGAACAACTCACTAAGGAGCAAAGGGATTTCCTAGTGAACAGGGTCCAGTACGGTGGTGACGAAGTGGTCAAGGCAAAGAACGGTAAAGGTTCTGCGACTTTGTCAATGGCCCACGCGGCCTTCAAATGCGCTCAGGATTTCATCAACGTTATCTTGGGGAACACAAAGGAGATCAACACGATCAATTTCGGGTCGCTACTAGACTTCGAGGGCAGGCCGATCGCCCACGGCGCGGAGAAGTTGCTCAACGCGGTAGACAACTGCTCCTTCTTCGCGGTGCCCATGACAGTGACTCGTGAAGGTGTCCAGTCGGTAGACTACACCATAGTCTCACGCATGGACGCAgcagagaagaacgagatGCTGCCCCTGTGTGTCTCAAAGctcaagaagaacgtcgCCAACGGCGAGACCTTCGCAGTCCAACTAGTCTAG
- the TRM13 gene encoding tRNA:m4X modification enzyme (similar to Saccharomyces cerevisiae TRM13 (YOL125W); ancestral locus Anc_3.46): MEHKRVKLEEGGAGGRLRCQHVMEQKKRQCAMTRRAGSKYCLEHLSLLGAGGVERVPCPLDPKHTVWEHQLRAHLRKCNTFKAARRNDGEKFYKLDGNIGSGLVPDTRVESLPDGTWRQVLQLLDCSVKVRASPIRQKANEYLDSTRLETLENRKHAEQQSSLIQHLLEACPPGRHRTFVEFGCGRAEFSRYVNQAYLHAAPDPPDFVLVDRSSNRMKFDTKIAKDTEEMCPSASNKVTRVKIDIKDLQMDPLLEGAHHCVAISKHLCGVATDLTLRCIASSERMRGGLDAVCIAMCCRHVCNARDYINPPFFDKLLQEARDSETSDPPLTYKQLFQCLAKMCSWATSGRRPGAQDTDMVTVGDAIEMTLKQRDQYGLLSRQLIDEGSLQWARENLPNSRAELIKYVDSSVSLENVALFLTK, from the coding sequence ATGGAGCACAAGAGGGTGAAGCTGGAGGAGGGTGGTGCCGGTGGCAGGCTGCGGTGCCAGCACGTCATGGAGCAGAAGAAAAGACAGTGTGCGATGACGCGTCGGGCTGGGAGCAAGTATTGTCTCGAACATCTGAGTTTATTGGGTGCTGGTGGCGTGGAGAGGGTGCCCTGCCCCTTGGACCCGAAACACACCGTTTGGGAACACCAATTGAGGGCACATTTACGGAAAtgcaacactttcaaagcagCTCGTAGAAATGACGGTGAAAAATTCTATAAGCTGGATGGCAACATTGGGAGTGGACTGGTGCCGGATACGAGGGTTGAGTCACTCCCCGATGGCACCTGGAGACAGgtgttgcaactgttggATTGCAGCGTGAAGGTTCGCGCATCCCCGATCCGCCAAAAGGCAAACGAGTACTTGGACAGTACACGGCTGGAAACGCTTGAGAACAGGAAACATGCAGAACAACAGTCCTCACTGATCCAACACTTGCTCGAGGCATGCCCGCCGGGCCGGCACAGAACTTTCGTCGAGTTCGGGTGTGGCAGGGCAGAGTTCTCGAGGTACGTCAACCAAGCGTACTTACACGCCGCGCCAGATCCACCGGATTTCGTGCTCGTGGACAGGTCCTCAAACAGAATGAAATTCGATACAAAGATCGCAAAGGATACGGAGGAGATGTGCCCGAGTGCATCCAACAAAGTCACAAGAGTCAAGATCGATATCAAGGACCTACAAATGGACCCGCTGCTCGAGGGCGCCCACCACTGCGTTGCCATCTCGAAACATCTCTGCGGTGTCGCGACGGATCTCACGCTCAGGTGTATCGCAAGCTCCGAGAGGATGCGCGGCGGGCTTGACGCAGTGTGCATTGCCATGTGCTGCAGACACGTTTGCAACGCCAGAGACTATATCAACCCACCTTTCTTCGACAAATTGCTCCAAGAGGCAAGGGACTCCGAAACGTCAGACCCTCCTCTCACTTACAAGCAACTGTTCCAGTGTCTTGCCAAGATGTGCTCTTGGGCAACGAGCGGTAGGAGGCCAGGTGCTCAGGATACAGATATGGTCACCGTCGGCGACGCGATTGAGATGACGTTGAAACAGAGGGACCAATATGGACTCCTCTCAAGACAACTGATAGACGAGGGGAGTCTACAGTGGGCACGGGAAAACTTGCCCAACTCAAGGGCAGAACTCATCAAGTACGTAGACAGTAGTGTCTCCTTGGAAAACGTCGCCCTGTTCCTGACAAAATGA
- the TRM11 gene encoding tRNA (guanine-N2-)-methyltransferase (similar to Saccharomyces cerevisiae TRM11 (YOL124C); ancestral locus Anc_3.48): MKEYLLYMAQVHLNFRRAELESLADLGGISLDFASYDPESPFWVVQLESDDQARALVKRSILTKAVFEYWGSGPDYESLHRDVQSRPGYDERRIRVAQDSFKFEFENYHGKHKRDMSEKIRIIDGFQYLGLEGTIDLKKPKQMYTIIEEYGRINSQETTDEPLRLRFGRHVQTSDRSAMDLLDLKKRPYCGTTSFEAELSLVTANIAQVKPGTLMYDPFAGTGSFLVAGGHYGALVVGSDIDGRMIRGKGANANISANFKKYGMEGRFLDVLTMDFTHNSLRTGLPIDTIVCDPPYGIRESIKILGARDPEKFEGKEKVMIDGRPSYLNRDYIPTKKPYSLDALLDDLLQFACERLPLGGRLAFWMPTANGENLETVIPLHGNLELKYHCTQEFNKWARRLLVYINRGPNYHGPTNTGVKRSSKAFRDHYFSNANR, encoded by the coding sequence ATGAAGGAATACCTGCTGTATATGGCCCAAGTGCATCTCAATTTCAGACGAGCAGAGTTGGAGTCTCTCGCTGACCTGGGCGGTATTTCGCTGGATTTTGCCAGTTATGACCCGGAGTCGCCCTTTTGGGTGGTCCAATTGGAGAGCGATGACCAGGCGAGAGCGCTTGTGAAACGGTCTATTTTGACTAAAGCTGTCTTCGAGTATTGGGGTTCTGGCCCCGATTATGAATCTCTACATAGAGACGTTCAATCGAGGCCCGGTTACGATGAACGGAGGATCCGCGTAGCGCAggactccttcaagtttgaaTTCGAGAACTACCACGGGAAGCACAAAAGGGACATGTCCGAGAAGATCCGCATTATAGATGGGTTCCAGTACTTGGGTCTGGAGGGTACCATTGACCTGAAAAAACCGAAGCAAATGTACACCATCATTGAGGAGTACGGGAGGATCAATTCACAAGAGACCACCGATGAACCGCTCCGCCTTCGGTTTGGGAGACACGTACAGACGAGCGACCGGAGCGCGATGGATTTACtcgatttgaagaagagaccTTACTGCGGGACGACAAGTTTTGAGGCAGAGTTGTCCCTTGTGACGGCCAACATAGCACAGGTGAAACCGGGGACACTCATGTACGATCCATTTGCTGGGACTGGATCCTTCCTTGTTGCTGGCGGTCACTACGGTGCGCTCGTCGTTGGATCGGACATAGATGGCCGCATGATCAGGGGGAAGGGCGCGAACGCGAACATAAGCGCTAACTTTAAGAAGTACGGCATGGAGGGTCGGTTTCTTGACGTGTTGACGATGGATTTCACACATAACTCGCTACGGACGGGACTTCCTATCGACACGATCGTGTGTGACCCACCGTACGGGATTAGGGAAAGCATCAAGATCCTCGGTGCAAGGGACCCAGAGAAGTTTGAGGGGAAAGAGAAAGTGATGATTGACGGGAGACCCTCGTACTTGAACCGTGACTACATCCCGACTAAGAAACCTTACTCGCTGGACGCGCTATTGGACGATCTACTACAGTTTGCATGCGAGCGGTTGCCCCTCGGTGGACGGCTTGCCTTTTGGATGCCTACTGCAAATGGTGAGAATTTGGAGACCGTGATCCCGTTGCACGGCAACTTGGAGTTGAAGTACCATTGCACGCAGGAGTTCAATAAGTGGGCCAGGCGGTTACTTGTATACATCAACCGGGGCCCCAATTACCACGGTCCCACGAACACGGGTGTGAAACGGTCCTCAAAGGCTTTCAGGGACCATTACTTTTCAAATGCGAACCGTTGA
- the HRP1 gene encoding Hrp1p (similar to Saccharomyces cerevisiae HRP1 (YOL123W); ancestral locus Anc_3.49), with amino-acid sequence MSSDDEDFNDIYGDDEQVASTTETAKEQPKAEEPTTSENASKPAEENNPAPAPAANTSSSLDQLAALQALSSNITQISKESGDSKDTKPESNTSGSSTNQTAPGAGLPWEQLQQSMSQFQQGTSNQSSTSNAPVPGPAESNLDANGHVKADISKDNCKMFIGGLNWETTEDGLREYFNKYGHVIDLKIMKDPNSGRSRGFGFLTFEEPSSVDEVVKTQHILDGKVIDPKRSIPREEQDKTGKIFVGGIGADVRPKEFEEFFSQYGTIIDAQLMLDKDTGRSRGFGFVTYDSPEAVDRVCQNKYIDFKGKQIEIKRAEPRHMQKGQYGGANPNNRGSTSGSAPVTGANMTQMFQNPMMAFNPMMGGGFNPQAMQEYYTKMQEYYQQMQQQTGMDYTQMYQQQMQQMAMMMPGFTMPQAPGGSPLDGHGSMSPPQQGAGSPNGGDGGNNGVQTIGEDGSSDQRSNSGDGTPEVNLPRGPRDPSNVPPSQRGGNSNRERGERNDRDRGNRYRSGYRNGSSGGGRRRGARGGDNSYSRRNNSGYHPYNR; translated from the coding sequence ATGAGTTCTGACGACGAAGATTTCAACGATATCTATGGTGACGACGAGCAAGTGGCGTCCACCACGGAGACCGCCAAGGAGCAACCCAAGGCGGAGGAACCCACCACTTCTGAGAATGCCTCCAAACCAGCAGAGGAGAACAACCCGGCTCCTGCACCAGCTGCCAACACGTCCAGCTCACTGGATCAACTGGCCGCTTTGCAAGCATTGTCCTCCAACATAACCCAGATCAGCAAAGAAAGCGGGGACTCCAAGGACACCAAACCTGAGAGCAACACCTCTGGTTCATCTACCAACCAGACCGCACCTGGTGCTGGGTTACCATGGGAACAGCTACAGCAGAGCATGTCCCAGTTCCAACAGGGTACATCCAACCAATCGTCTACGTCTAATGCTCCAGTTCCCGGTCCCGCAGAAAGCAATCTGGATGCAAACGGTCATGTGAAGGCTGACATCTCAAAGGATAACTGTAAGATGTTCATCGGTGGATTAAATTGGGAGACCACAGAAGACGGCCTACGGgagtacttcaacaagtacgGGCATGTCATAGACTTGAAGATCATGAAGGACCCAAATTCTGGGAGATCCAGAGGTTTCGGTTTCTTGACGTTTGAGGAACCATCGTCCGTGGACGAGGTCGTTAAGACCCAACATATCTTGGACGGTAAAGTGATCGACCCAAAGAGATCCATCCCAAGAGAGGAGCAAGATAAGACGGGTAAGATTTTTGTTGGTGGTATTGGCGCTGATGTGAGACCAAAGGAATTTGAAGAGTTCTTCTCCCAATACGGTACCATTATCGACGCACAGCTGATGTTGGACAAGGACACCGGTAGATCTCGTGGGTTCGGATTTGTCACATACGACTCGCCAGAGGCCGTGGACAGAGTCTGCCAAAATAAGTACATCGACTTCAAGGGGAAACAGATTGAAATTAAGAGAGCCGAGCCAAGACACATGCAAAAAGGCCAGTACGGTGGTGCCAATCCAAACAACCGTGGGAGTACCTCCGGGAGCGCCCCTGTGACCGGTGCTAATATGACACAGATGTTCCAAAACCCAATGATGGCTTTCAATCCAATGATGGGCGGCGGGTTCAATCCTCAAGCTATGCAAGAATACTATACAAAGATGCAAGAGTACTACCAGCAGATGCAGCAACAAACCGGCATGGACTACACCCAGATgtaccagcagcaaatGCAGCAAATGGCCATGATGATGCCCGGTTTCACCATGCCCCAAGCGCCTGGTGGATCCCCATTAGATGGCCACGGGTCTATGTCGCCACCACAACAGGGGGCTGGAAGCCCCAACGGTGGTGACGGTGGCAACAATGGGGTTCAAACCATTGGTGAAGACGGTTCTTCCGATCAAAGGAGCAATTCCGGTGACGGCACCCCGGAGGTGAATTTGCCAAGAGGCCCTAGAGACCCTTCAAACGTCCCCCCATCCCAACGCGGTGGTAATTCCAACCGTGAACGTGGAGAGAGAAACGATAGAGACAGGGGGAATCGCTACCGCAGCGGGTACCGTAATGGATCCTCTGGTGGTGGCCGCCGGAGAGGGGCCAGGGGGGGTGACAACAGTTACAGTAGACGTAACAACAGCGGATACCATCCGTACAACAGGTAG
- the SMF1 gene encoding divalent metal ion transporter SMF1 (similar to Saccharomyces cerevisiae SMF1 (YOL122C); ancestral locus Anc_3.50) has translation MAEKNGGKIINDDYEGYKTSKSYCLLRSCSRQLNMSPGSLSGVSMYAKSLSDAKEQEAFELDGKVRQRTSTFEVETSNNPDALSINPPESAGPDSAPSGSPLLSNFKASFFKYLRFIGPGIMVSVAYIDPGNYSTAVSSGAAHQFSLLCIVLLSNCIAIFLQCLCIKLGSVTGQDLSRACRLYLPRWLNLIVYFFAECAIIATDVAEVIGTAIALNILIKVPLPAGVAITVIDVFTVMFGYKPGSSSIKFVKMFEYGVATLVIGVCICFAIELAYIPKGTVSVGHVFRGFVPSRQMFQNNGMYDAISILGATVMPHSLFLGSALVQPRLLEYDISHNNYSVLEDDRIDDKNREEVMEERYFNYRPTMAAIKYCMKYSMIELGSTLFTLALFVNCAILIVAGATLFGTPNAAEADLFGIHQLLSRNLAPAAGTIFMLALLLSGQSAGIVCTMAGQIVSEGHINWKLKPWQRRLVSRSISIIPCLVISICIGKEALNKALNASQVVLSIVLPFLVAPLIYFTCSKKIMKTEITETEGPAEPAQTRDSDLSALDVLDNTDEIDNERLENEPEIKTVNMANNWATTIVAILVWIFLSLLNVYAIVQLGISHGDIN, from the coding sequence ATGGCCGAGAAAAACGGAGGGAAAATAATTAATGATGACTATGAGGGTTACAAAACGTCAAAGAGTTACTGCTTGTTGAGAAGTTGCTCAAGACAGCTCAATATGAGTCCCGGTTCACTGTCCGGTGTAAGTATGTACGCTAAGAGTTTGTCCGATGCCAAAGAGCAAGAGGCGTTTGAACTGGATGGTAAGGTAAGACAGAGAACCAGCACATTTGAAGTCGAAACTTCAAACAACCCCGACGCACTGTCGATCAATCCTCCTGAATCTGCCGGTCCGGATTCTGCCCCCTCAGGAAGTCCACTATTAAGTAACTTCAAAGCCAGCTTTTTCAAATACTTGAGGTTTATTGGACCTGGGATCATGGTTAGTGTCGCATATATCGATCCCGGTAACTATTCCACCGCGGTAAGTTCTGGTGCTGCGCACCAATTTTCTTTGCTATGCATTGTCTTGTTATCGAATTGTATTGCTATATTCCTACAGTGTCTGTGTATCAAGCTTGGTTCGGTCACTGGCCAGGACTTATCCAGAGCGTGTCGACTATATCTCCCCAGATGGTTGAATTTGATTGTATACTTTTTCGCAGAATGTGCTATCATCGCCACGGATGTCGCAGAAGTTATTGGTACTGCCATTGCGCTGAATATTTTGATCAAGGTTCCACTTCCAGCGGGTGTGGCCATCACAGTAATTGATGTATTCACCGTGATGTTTGGTTACAAGCCCGGTTCAAGTTCAATCAAATTCGTGAAAATGTTTGAGTACGGTGTCGCCACTCTGGTTATTGGCGTGTGCATCTGTTTTGCTATCGAACTCGCATATATTCCAAAGGGTACTGTATCCGTCGGCCACGTTTTCAGAGGGTTTGTACCATCCAGACAAATGTTCCAAAATAACGGAATGTACGACGCAATTTCTATTCTGGGTGCCACCGTTATGCCCCATTCGCTATTTCTGGGCTCTGCATTGGTTCAACCGCGTTTGCTGGAGTACGACATTTCCCACAACAATTACTCTGTTCTGGAAGATGACCGGATCGATGACAAGAACAGGGAAGAAGTAATGGAGGAAAGGTATTTCAACTACAGACCGACCATGGCTGCAATCAAGTATTGTATGAAGTATTCAATGATTGAGCTCGGATCCACGCTATTCACGCTGGCCTTGTTTGTCAACTGTGCTATTTTAATCGTGGCAGGGGCTACACTATTCGGTACACCGAATGCTGCCGAGGCAGATCTATTTGGCATCCATCAGTTGTTATCCAGAAACCTAGCGCCGGCTGCTGGTACCATTTTTATGCTGGCATTGTTGTTGAGTGGACAATCTGCCGGGATTGTTTGCACAATGGCAGGCCAGATTGTTAGTGAGGGCCATATCAACTGGAAATTGAAACCGTGGCAAAGGCGGTTGGTAAGCAGGTCTATTTCCATCATCCCTTGCCTTGTTATCTCGATTTGCATCGGTAAGGAGGCCCTGAATAAAGCTTTGAATGCTTCTCAGGTCGTCTTATCTATTGTCTTACCCTTTTTGGTAGCACCATTGATATATTTCACTtgcagcaaaaaaattatgAAGACGGAGATTACAGAGACGGAAGGTCCAGCGGAACCAGCTCAGACAAGAGACAGTGACTTATCAGCCCTTGACGTTCTAGATAACACAGATGAAATTGACAATGAGCGCCTTGAAAACGAACCCGAAATTAAAACTGTAAACATGGCCAACAACTGGGCAACAACTATTGTCGCCATCCTTGTGTGGATTTTCCTCTCTCTATTGAACGTTTACGCCATCGTTCAACTGGGGATATCCCATGGGGACATAAACTAA
- the RPS19A gene encoding 40S ribosomal protein eS19 (similar to Saccharomyces cerevisiae RPS19B (YNL302C) and RPS19A (YOL121C); ancestral locus Anc_3.51), with product MPGVSVRDVSAQEFINAYASFLQRQGKLEVPGYVDIVKTSQGNEMPPQDSEGWFYKRAASVARHIYLRKQVGVGKLNKLYGNAKSRGARPSKHVDASGSINRKALQALEKIGIVEISPKGGRRISENGQRDLDRIAAQTLEEDE from the exons ATGCCAGGTGTTTCCGTTAG AGACGTTTCTGCTCAAGAATTCATCAACGCCTATGCCTCTTTCTTGCAAAGACAAGGTAAACTAGAAGTCCCAGGTTACGTTGACATTGTCAAAACCTCCCAAGGTAACGAGATGCCTCCTCAGGACTCCGAAGGTTGGTTCTACAAGCGTGCCGCCTCCGTTGCCAGACACATCTACTTGAGAAAGCAAGTCGGTGTCGGcaaattgaacaagttgtACGGTAACGCCAAGTCCAGAGGTGCCAGACCATCCAAGCACGTTGACGCCTCCGGCTCCATCAACAGAAAGGCCCTACAGGCCTTGGAGAAGATCGGCATTGTTGAAATCTCTCCAAAGGGTGGCAGAAGAATCTCCGAGAACGGTCAAAGAGATTTGGACCGTATCGCTGCCCAgactttggaagaagatgaaTAA
- the RPL18A gene encoding 60S ribosomal protein eL18 (similar to Saccharomyces cerevisiae RPL18B (YNL301C) and RPL18A (YOL120C); ancestral locus Anc_3.52): MGIDHTSKQHKRVSHRTAPKSDNVYLKLLVKLYTFLARRTDAPFNKVVLKSLFLSKINRPPVSVYRIVRALKQEGAAQKTVVVVGTVTDDHRIFDFPKTTVAALRFTASARASITKAGGECITLDQLAVRAPKGQNTLILRGPRNAREAVRHFGMGPHKGKAPRILSTGRKFERARGRRRSKGFKV; encoded by the exons ATGGGTATTGATCACACTTCCAAGCAACACAAGAGAGTCAGTCACAGAACTGCTCCAAAGTCTGACAACGTCTACTTGAAGTTGCTAGTCAAGCTTTACACTTTCCTAGCTC GTCGTACTGATGCTCCATTCAACAAGGTTGTCTTGAAGTCTCtgttcttgtccaaaaTCAACAGACCACCTGTGTCTGTTTACAGAATTGTCAGAGCTTTGAAGCAAGAGGGTGCTGCCCAAAAGActgttgtcgtcgttggTACCGTCACCGATGACCACAGAATCTTTGACTTCCCAAAGACCACTGTCGCTGCTTTGAGATTCACCGCCAGCGCCCGTGCTAGCATCACCAAGGCCGGTGGTGAGTGTATTACTCTTGACCAATTGGCTGTCAGAGCTCCAAAGGGTCAAAACACTTTGATTCTAAGAGGTCCAAGAAACGCCAGAGAAGCTGTCAGACACTTCGGTATGGGTCCACACAAGGGTAAGGCCCCAAGAATCTTGTCTACCGGTAGAAAGTTCGAAAGAGCTAGAGGTAGACGGAGATCAAAGGGTTTCAAGGTGTAA